A window of the Aeromicrobium phoceense genome harbors these coding sequences:
- a CDS encoding zinc-binding dehydrogenase has protein sequence MKAVSVHEGELTVVDLPTPEPGPGQVLVAVTRSGICGSDLHARVHADASADVAVEVDYDRFMRRAHHVVMGHEFTGTVVAYGPKCRKRWPVGTPVVALPVLKRDGQVDMTGLSEQAPGGYAEYVLAQEAMTFEVPAGADPDQVAMTEPLAVAHHAVNRSEIRKREVALVIGCGPIGLAVILMLKAAGVRTVVASDYSPGRRALAQRCGADVVVDPAVQSPWEAYSRPATHLSSAPDYFGQGIDAMRMLRRVRLVPWKRVMKVAERAGQTPRGPVVFECVGVPGVIEDLVTHAPIRSRIIVVGVCMEPDTFRPTMAVNKELDLRFVFCYQPHEFHETLEMITDGRVDPTPLHTGTVGLDGVAQAFDDLADPERHAKILIDPTR, from the coding sequence GTGAAGGCGGTCAGCGTCCACGAGGGCGAGCTGACGGTCGTCGACCTGCCGACCCCCGAGCCCGGACCCGGGCAGGTGCTCGTGGCCGTGACGCGCTCGGGGATCTGCGGCTCCGACCTGCACGCGCGCGTCCATGCCGACGCGAGCGCCGACGTGGCCGTCGAGGTCGACTACGACCGCTTCATGCGGCGCGCGCACCACGTCGTGATGGGTCACGAGTTCACCGGCACGGTGGTCGCCTACGGGCCGAAGTGCCGCAAGCGCTGGCCCGTCGGCACGCCCGTGGTGGCGCTGCCCGTCCTCAAGCGCGACGGGCAGGTCGACATGACCGGACTGTCCGAGCAGGCGCCCGGCGGGTACGCCGAGTACGTCCTCGCGCAGGAGGCGATGACCTTCGAGGTCCCGGCCGGTGCCGACCCCGACCAGGTCGCCATGACCGAGCCGCTCGCGGTGGCCCACCACGCCGTGAACCGCAGCGAGATCCGCAAGCGTGAGGTCGCGCTGGTGATCGGCTGCGGCCCGATCGGCCTGGCGGTGATCCTCATGCTGAAGGCCGCTGGCGTGAGGACCGTCGTCGCGAGCGACTACTCACCGGGCCGCCGCGCCCTCGCGCAGCGCTGCGGCGCCGACGTCGTCGTGGACCCGGCGGTCCAGTCGCCGTGGGAGGCCTACTCCCGCCCGGCGACCCACCTGAGCTCCGCCCCCGACTACTTCGGCCAGGGCATCGACGCGATGCGGATGCTGCGCCGCGTCCGCCTCGTGCCGTGGAAGCGCGTGATGAAGGTGGCCGAGCGCGCGGGCCAGACGCCGCGCGGCCCGGTGGTCTTCGAGTGCGTCGGCGTGCCCGGCGTGATCGAGGACCTCGTCACCCACGCGCCGATCCGCTCGCGCATCATCGTCGTGGGTGTCTGCATGGAGCCCGACACGTTCCGCCCGACGATGGCCGTCAACAAGGAGCTCGATCTGCGGTTCGTGTTCTGCTACCAGCCGCACGAGTTCCACGAGACGCTCGAGATGATCACCGACGGCCGCGTCGACCCCACCCCGCTGCACACCGGCACGGTCGGCCTCGACGGCGTCGCGCAGGCCTTCGACGACCTCGCCGACCCCGAGCGGCACGCGAAGATCCTCATCGATCCGACGAGGTGA
- a CDS encoding prenyltransferase, with amino-acid sequence MTPTEAEQTGKWIASVQLTSGAIPWFEGGHLDPWDHVQAAMGLATAGLVDEAVAGYDWLRHAQRPDGSWGRKYWPGADDDGVEEPETDANYCAYVATGLWHLELLGVDGRGFFEMLERAVDVVLELQVGNGPVAWARGIDGKVAGECLVTGNASIVFSLRCAARLAERWGHPRPHWEHAADGIADALTHRPELFTPKPRFSMDWYYPVMTGVLDGAAAAARIDERWDEFVVPEFGTRCVTVNPWVTGGETLELVLALVRAGRLDAATSLYDDIQHLRDPDGAWWTGLVYNDGKRWPVEQSTWTAGTALLAHDALTGATPAAGFMGR; translated from the coding sequence GTGACGCCCACCGAGGCCGAGCAGACCGGGAAGTGGATCGCGTCCGTCCAGCTCACCAGCGGTGCGATCCCGTGGTTCGAGGGCGGTCATCTCGACCCGTGGGACCACGTGCAGGCCGCGATGGGGCTGGCCACGGCGGGCCTGGTCGACGAGGCCGTCGCGGGCTACGACTGGCTTCGGCACGCGCAGCGACCTGACGGCTCGTGGGGCCGCAAGTACTGGCCCGGCGCCGACGACGACGGCGTCGAGGAGCCCGAGACCGACGCGAACTACTGCGCGTACGTGGCCACCGGACTGTGGCACCTCGAGCTGCTGGGCGTCGATGGTCGTGGCTTCTTCGAGATGCTCGAGCGCGCGGTCGACGTGGTGCTCGAGCTCCAGGTCGGGAACGGTCCGGTGGCCTGGGCGCGCGGCATCGACGGCAAGGTCGCCGGCGAGTGCCTCGTCACCGGCAACGCCAGCATCGTGTTCAGCCTGCGGTGCGCCGCCCGGCTCGCCGAGCGCTGGGGCCACCCGCGCCCGCACTGGGAGCATGCCGCCGACGGCATCGCCGACGCCCTCACCCACCGGCCCGAGCTGTTCACGCCCAAGCCGCGCTTCTCGATGGACTGGTACTACCCGGTGATGACGGGCGTCCTCGACGGCGCGGCCGCGGCGGCCCGGATCGACGAGCGCTGGGACGAGTTCGTCGTGCCCGAGTTCGGCACGCGCTGTGTCACCGTGAACCCGTGGGTCACCGGCGGCGAGACGCTCGAGCTGGTCCTGGCCCTCGTGCGCGCCGGCCGCCTCGACGCGGCCACGTCGCTCTACGACGACATCCAGCACCTGCGCGATCCCGACGGCGCCTGGTGGACCGGCCTGGTCTACAACGACGGCAAGCGCTGGCCCGTCGAGCAGTCCACCTGGACCGCCGGCACCGCCCTGCTCGCCCACGACGCCCTCACCGGCGCCACCCCCGCCGCCGGCTTCATGGGCCGCTGA